The DNA window CGGCGAGCTCATAGGTACTGACGTCGCCCGCCCGCATCCGGTTGACCGGAACGTCGTCGGTGCCGGCCCGTTTCCGCGCCGACCGCAGCACGTCGGCCACGGCCCGCTCGACCAACAGTTCCTCGTCTCCCAGGACCAGGTGCAACGGCGAAAGCTCGCTCACCCCACGATGGTGTCACGACCCACCGACCACGCCGCCCGGGGATCCAACAGCCCGAGGCCCGTCCTACCCCAGCCCGGACAGCGCCCAGGCCACCCCGGCCAGCGCAGCCACCCCCGCCCCGACGCGGAAGGGTCGCCACCGCCACAGCACCGCCGCCAGCACCGTGACACCGCCGACGATCACCATGCCGGGCATACCGTCCGGGACCGGCACGGTGGCGCCAGGCATGGTGGCCGCCCAGTGGGCGATGCCGTCCACCCACCACAACTCCGGGCCGGTGAACCGGATCAGCAGTCGTGCGGCCGCGGGCCATATCGCGCAGAGCGCGGCCGCCGCGGTGCCCAGCACCGTGATCGGCGCGATGACGGCGGCCACGACGAGATTCGCGAGAGCGGCGACCACGCTGAATCGGCCGGAGATCGCCGCAACCAGAGGCGCGGTCACCACCTGCGCGGCCCAGGCGACGGCCAGCGCGTCGGCCAGCGGCTTGGGCCACCCCTTGCCCACCAGGCGCCGCGACCAGACCGGCGCGATGACGATCAGCGCGGCGGTGGCCACCACCGACAGCGCAAACCCCACGTCGACGGCCAGCGCGGGGGCGACGGCCAGCAACACCAGCACGGTGGCGGCGAGCGCCGGAATGACTTGCCGCCGGCGCGAAAACAGCATTCCCGCCAGCGCGACGGCGCCCATCACCGCCGCCCGCAAGACGCTTGCCGTCGGCTGCACGACGATGACGAAGGCCACCAGCGCCAGTGCGGCGAGCACGACGGCTGCCCGGGGACCGATCAATCGGGCCGAGAACAGCACGGCGGCACAGACGATCGTGACGTTGGCACCCGATACGGCCATCAGGTGTGTCATGCCGGCCGCACGAAAGTCGCGGCTCGTTTCGCTCGGCACCGCCGAGGTATCACCGAGCACCAGCGCGGGCAGCAGCGCTGCCTGCTCGCCGGGCAGCGCGTCACGGACGGCGGCCGCGAATCGGCTGCGCACGCCGTGAGCGGCCCGTTGCACGGCGCCCGCGGTGCCGGTGGTCGGCGGGCCCGACGCGTTGAGCACCGCGACGGTCAGGTCGCGACGGGTCGGACGGGTGATCCGCGCGGTGAATTGCACCGGCTGCCCCACCAGCACGACACCGAAGTCGGAGGCGCGCGCGAAAACGACGACCGGGCCCGATATTTGCGCCGCGCGCAGGCGCTGCAGGGTGGCCCGAAACATCAACCGGCCGCTGCCCAACGACACCGGGCTCTCGCTGGGGGTGACCGTGACCGGAGCGCTTGATCCGAAGGCGGCGGTGATCGGGTGGCGACCGACCGCATCGGTGCGCAGCGCAACGGCGAAGCCGTATCCCGCCCCGACCACACCGATCGCTGCGATGCCGGCGCTGAACGCAAGTAGCCGCGCATCCCGGTCGGGCCGGTGTACCGCGCGCCACGCCAGTGCACCGGACGCGGCGATGAGCGCGACGCAACACCAGGCGAGGACCCGGCCGGACGACCACCAGATCCCCCCGGCCGTCACCGACCAACACGTCAATGCGGCCGGCACCAGCCGCACATCGACGCGACCCGAAGGCGAACCGCCCGGCCCGGGATGAACCACCGGGGTCAGACACGGACCAGGGCGCGCAGCTTCTCCAACCGCGCCGGCCCGATGCCCTCGACATCGGCGAGCTGGTCGACGCTGGTGAATCTGCCGTTGGCCTGCCGCCACGCCACGATCGCGGCGGCGGTCACCGGCCCCACGCCGGGCAGGGCATCGAGTTCCTGAACGGTCGCGGTGTTCAGGTCGACCGCCTGGCCGGGCTTCGGCTTGACCGACCCCGACCCGGGTGGCGGCGCCTTCGACGTCGGTGTCGTCGCGGTGGCCACCGAGCTGCCCAGCGCCGCCGGCTGTCCAGGAACGGGAGCGAGCCCGACCACGATCTGTTCTCCGTCATCGAGCGGACGGGCCATGTTCAGTCCGATGGTGTCCGCGCCGTTCACCGCCCCGCCGGCAGCCTGCAGCGCATCGGCGATGCGCGCGCCCGGGGCCAGGGTCACCAGGCCGGGGGTGTGCACCAGACCGACCACGCTGACCACCAGCGGGCGGTCGGGGGTCGGCGGCTGCGCGGCACCCGGACTCGCCGATGATCTGGGGCCGGCCGTCGACGCCTTCTCCACCGGTGGCAGCTTGGCCGACATCACCGGCGCCGGCCGGTCGCGCAGCAACGTGAAAACCGTGACCAGCACCGCCAGCGCGGCCACGATCGCCAGCCCGATGGCGCCGGCGCGTCCGGGGTCGGCGCGCACCCTGGCCACCCAACCCCGTTCTTGCGACGCGTCGGGAAGCCACCGCGGCAGCAGCGAATTCTGGTCGTCGTCCGGGGATTCCTCTGTCGAGGCCGAGCCGGCGTCCTCGGACCCGGTCTCCGGTTCGGCGTTGAGCCGTCGCTGCAGGCGCTCCGCCGGAAGTTCTGTTCGCATGCGCCGACGGTAAGTCCGCGGACCGCCACAACGGCACCGCTCAATGGTGCCGCCGGGCCGATCTGTGGATTAACCCGAGGCTGTGCACGGGCCTCCCGAGGGATGGGTCAATATGGAAGTCGAGCGACCGACCAGCATCGCCGCAAACAGCTCTCGGCGGCGGGTCGCCACGGTCACCCCGAAACGACAGGAGGCTGCCATGCAACTGGCGCTCACGCCCGAGGAAGCCGCGTTCCGCGACGAACTTCGCAGCATCTACACGACCAAGATTCCGGAGGAGATGCGCGAGCGGGTGCGCCGCGGCTCGGCGGAAGTGAACCACGAGGACATCCTCGCCAGCCACAAGATCCTGCACGAGCACGGCCTGGCGGTACCGAACTGGCCGGTCGAGTGGGGCGGCAAGGACTGGACGCCGACCCAGCATCAGATCTGGGCCGACGAGATGCAGCTGGCGTGCGTCCCGGAGCCGCTGAACTTCAATACCAAGATGGTGGGCCCGGTGATCGCCGAATTCGGTTCGGAGGAGGTCAAAAAGCGCTTCCTGCCCCCGACGGCCAGCCTCGACATCTGGTGGTGCCAGGGGTTCTCCGAGCCCGAGGCGGGGTCCGACCTGGCGTCGCTGCGCACCACCGCGGTCCGCGACGGCGACGACTACATCGTCAACGGCCAGAAGACCTGGACCACGCTGGGCCAGTATGCGGACTGGATTTTCTGCCTGGTCCGCACCGACCCGCAGGCGCCCAAGCGGCAGGCCGGCATCTCGTTCCTGCTGTTCGACATGAAGACGCCGGGCGTCACCCTGCGGCCCATCAAGACGATCGACGGCGGCCACGAGATCAACGAGGTCTTCTTCGAAGACGTCCGGGTGCCCGCCAATCAGCTTGTCGGAGAAGAGAATCAGGGCTGGACATACGCGAAATTCCTGCTCGGCAACGAGCGCACCGGCATCGCCGGAGTGGGGCGGACCAAGGTGCGCCTCGCCGAGGTGAAGAAACGCGCCGCGGCCACCGGGGTGCTCAACGACCTGCTGTTCGCGGCGCGGCTGGCCGAGGCCGAAAACGAGCTGCTGGCACTGGAACTCACGCAGTCGCGAGTGGTCACCGATTCCGCCGACGGGCAGCCCAATCCGGCGTCGTCGGTGCTCAAGCTGCGCGGCAGCCAGCTGCAACAGGCGGCCACCGAACTGCTCGTCGAGGTCGCCGGGCCGGATGCGCTGCCGGCCGACGGCGAAGACATCGCATCGCCGTCCTGGGCGCAACATTCTGCCCCGCACTACCTCAACTACCGCAAGACGTCGATCTACGGCGGTAGCAGCGAGGTACAGCGCAACATCATCGCGTCGACGATTCTGGGATTGTGAGGCAGCCATGGACTTTCAGTTGAGCGACGAGCAGGCCCTGCTCCGCGACACCACCCGCGATCTATTGTCGCGAAGCTATGACCCGGAGAGCCGCAACAAGGTCATCGGCTCCGATCTCGGCTGGAGCCGCGAGGTCTGGAACCAGCTCGCCGACACGGGAATCCTCGGTCTGGGTTTCGAGCGAGAGGAATCCGGCCAGATCGAGATCATGGTGGTGCTCAACGAGGTCGGACGCCGGCTGGCCCCCGAACCGGTGCTGCACGCCGCGCTGGGGCCCGGCGCGCTGATCGCGGAGCTGGGCAGCGCGGAACAGAAGCAACTGCTCGACGAGGTCGCGGGCGGGCAACGGCTGCTGGCGTTCGCGCACCTCGAGCCGGGCCAGCGCGACCCGTCCGCCGAGGTGAGCACCAAGGCTGCGCAGCAAGGTGATTCGTGGTCACTCAGCGGTCGGAAGAACCCGGTGCTCGCCGGGGACTGCGCCGACACCTTGTTGGTCAGCGCGGCCCTGCCCAGCGGCGGCACCGGTCTGTTCCTGGTCGATGCGGCATCGGCGACAAGGCACCCGTACCGGACGTTCGACGGACAGCGCGGCGCCCAGATCGATCTGGACTCCACGCCCGCCGAGCCACTGGGCGAGGCGGTCGACGCGTCGGACGCCATCCGCGGCGCCATCGTGCGCATCCAGTCGGCGTTGTGCGCCGAGGCGCTGGGGGCGATGGAGGAATCGCTGCGCCTGACCACCGATTACCTCAAGACACGCAAGCAGTTTGGCGTCACGCTCAACAAATTTCAGGCACTCACACAGCGCGCCGCCGACATGTACGTGTCGCTGGAATTGGCGCGCAGCATGACGCTGTACGCGGCGATGTCGATCGCCGACGGCAACATCGATCCGGTGATCGCCTCGCGGGCCAAGCTGCAGATCGGCCGCTCGGGCCGGCACATCGCGCAGGAGTCGGTCCAAATGCACGGCGGCATCGGGGTGACCGCGGAATACCCGGTCAGTCACTATGCCGCCCGGCTCACCGC is part of the Mycobacterium mantenii genome and encodes:
- a CDS encoding acyl-CoA dehydrogenase family protein, with product MQLALTPEEAAFRDELRSIYTTKIPEEMRERVRRGSAEVNHEDILASHKILHEHGLAVPNWPVEWGGKDWTPTQHQIWADEMQLACVPEPLNFNTKMVGPVIAEFGSEEVKKRFLPPTASLDIWWCQGFSEPEAGSDLASLRTTAVRDGDDYIVNGQKTWTTLGQYADWIFCLVRTDPQAPKRQAGISFLLFDMKTPGVTLRPIKTIDGGHEINEVFFEDVRVPANQLVGEENQGWTYAKFLLGNERTGIAGVGRTKVRLAEVKKRAAATGVLNDLLFAARLAEAENELLALELTQSRVVTDSADGQPNPASSVLKLRGSQLQQAATELLVEVAGPDALPADGEDIASPSWAQHSAPHYLNYRKTSIYGGSSEVQRNIIASTILGL
- a CDS encoding acyl-CoA dehydrogenase family protein, giving the protein MDFQLSDEQALLRDTTRDLLSRSYDPESRNKVIGSDLGWSREVWNQLADTGILGLGFEREESGQIEIMVVLNEVGRRLAPEPVLHAALGPGALIAELGSAEQKQLLDEVAGGQRLLAFAHLEPGQRDPSAEVSTKAAQQGDSWSLSGRKNPVLAGDCADTLLVSAALPSGGTGLFLVDAASATRHPYRTFDGQRGAQIDLDSTPAEPLGEAVDASDAIRGAIVRIQSALCAEALGAMEESLRLTTDYLKTRKQFGVTLNKFQALTQRAADMYVSLELARSMTLYAAMSIADGNIDPVIASRAKLQIGRSGRHIAQESVQMHGGIGVTAEYPVSHYAARLTAIEHTLGTSSEHLHNLIDHLGDYDLARL
- a CDS encoding ComEC/Rec2 family competence protein, with amino-acid sequence MRLVPAALTCWSVTAGGIWWSSGRVLAWCCVALIAASGALAWRAVHRPDRDARLLAFSAGIAAIGVVGAGYGFAVALRTDAVGRHPITAAFGSSAPVTVTPSESPVSLGSGRLMFRATLQRLRAAQISGPVVVFARASDFGVVLVGQPVQFTARITRPTRRDLTVAVLNASGPPTTGTAGAVQRAAHGVRSRFAAAVRDALPGEQAALLPALVLGDTSAVPSETSRDFRAAGMTHLMAVSGANVTIVCAAVLFSARLIGPRAAVVLAALALVAFVIVVQPTASVLRAAVMGAVALAGMLFSRRRQVIPALAATVLVLLAVAPALAVDVGFALSVVATAALIVIAPVWSRRLVGKGWPKPLADALAVAWAAQVVTAPLVAAISGRFSVVAALANLVVAAVIAPITVLGTAAAALCAIWPAAARLLIRFTGPELWWVDGIAHWAATMPGATVPVPDGMPGMVIVGGVTVLAAVLWRWRPFRVGAGVAALAGVAWALSGLG
- a CDS encoding ComEA family DNA-binding protein translates to MRTELPAERLQRRLNAEPETGSEDAGSASTEESPDDDQNSLLPRWLPDASQERGWVARVRADPGRAGAIGLAIVAALAVLVTVFTLLRDRPAPVMSAKLPPVEKASTAGPRSSASPGAAQPPTPDRPLVVSVVGLVHTPGLVTLAPGARIADALQAAGGAVNGADTIGLNMARPLDDGEQIVVGLAPVPGQPAALGSSVATATTPTSKAPPPGSGSVKPKPGQAVDLNTATVQELDALPGVGPVTAAAIVAWRQANGRFTSVDQLADVEGIGPARLEKLRALVRV